The Acidimicrobiales bacterium genome includes a window with the following:
- the pstC gene encoding phosphate ABC transporter permease subunit PstC produces the protein MPRRRKVSISTPERERAPLTSFHRLPARARRRLELDRTDRVIRAILAAAALIPALVLAFLAYKLLTYSWPAIRFNGWGFFTGRTFTLGNLYGGTDEVRNGYHAAHGAKFEILPLLFGTMVSSLIALVLAVPVSVAGAVLLVEKLPARLQSPFGVFLELLAGIPSVIFGLWGVYTFGPLMSRTVYRWLADLHIPWMTGPTGAGQGLLTASLVLAVMIVPIIASITRELVRSVPSSAKEGAIALGLTPSETVRAVTLPFIRTGVIAAAILGWGRALGETIAVLLISGDALNIYPHSIFAPFSTMAATIAAMLDGALTDPTHMGLRSLGELGLVLLVLTLVTNFGGRLLTRRFSDTGLPIGRGV, from the coding sequence TTGCCACGTAGACGCAAGGTGAGCATCTCCACCCCCGAACGCGAGCGCGCCCCGCTGACAAGCTTCCATCGCTTGCCGGCACGGGCGCGCCGGCGTCTGGAGCTCGACCGCACGGATCGGGTCATCCGGGCGATTCTTGCCGCAGCGGCGCTCATACCGGCCCTGGTCCTTGCTTTCCTGGCTTACAAGCTGCTGACCTATTCGTGGCCGGCGATCAGGTTCAACGGGTGGGGCTTCTTCACAGGGCGCACGTTTACCCTCGGCAACCTCTACGGCGGCACTGACGAGGTACGCAACGGCTACCACGCGGCACACGGTGCCAAGTTCGAGATCCTGCCGCTGCTGTTCGGCACCATGGTCTCGTCCCTGATCGCCCTGGTGCTCGCGGTGCCGGTGTCGGTGGCCGGCGCGGTCCTCCTGGTCGAGAAGCTGCCGGCCCGTCTGCAGTCACCGTTCGGGGTGTTCCTCGAGCTTCTCGCCGGCATCCCCAGCGTGATCTTCGGGTTGTGGGGTGTCTACACCTTCGGGCCACTGATGAGCCGGACGGTCTATCGCTGGCTGGCCGATCTCCACATCCCCTGGATGACCGGCCCCACGGGTGCTGGCCAGGGACTGCTCACCGCCTCTCTGGTCCTGGCCGTCATGATCGTGCCGATCATCGCCTCGATCACCCGTGAACTGGTCCGCTCGGTGCCTTCGTCCGCCAAGGAAGGCGCCATCGCGTTGGGGCTGACGCCGTCGGAGACGGTCCGCGCCGTGACGCTGCCCTTCATCCGCACCGGCGTCATCGCCGCCGCGATCCTGGGCTGGGGCAGGGCGCTGGGAGAGACCATCGCGGTGCTTCTCATCAGCGGCGACGCCCTCAACATTTACCCGCACAGCATCTTCGCCCCCTTCTCCACTATGGCCGCGACGATCGCGGCGATGCTCGACGGGGCCCTCACCGACCCCACCCACATGGGACTTCGTTCCCTGGGCGAGCTCGGATTGGTTCTCCTGGTTCTCACCTTGGTTACCAACTTCGGCGGGCGCCTCCTGACACGACGCTTCAGCGACACCGGGCTGCCAATCGGCAGGGGCGTCTGA
- the pstA gene encoding phosphate ABC transporter permease PstA, protein MRRRTLLDRLFWGGAWLAFVFIAAPAIAVVMGVFHQAWPAFGWSLFVNRTNTIGVENGILGTLMLLVGVLVIAGTIGVAAGIYLAEYAGGRTEQALRFFSEVLSGSPSIVIGYIGYITLVIGFHWGYSYMAAVIALSVLILPYIVRTTEVSLRQVPTTLREASSGLGIARWKTVSRVILPPAVPGILSGLVVALAISTGETAPLLFTAGYTDNNPSLSLFHHQLGYLTGVTYTDISIPGSRAHAIAAAAGAVTLIMLVILIALSKVISARSRRSMERASL, encoded by the coding sequence ATGCGGCGCCGGACCCTCCTCGACCGCCTCTTCTGGGGTGGCGCCTGGCTGGCCTTCGTCTTCATTGCCGCGCCGGCCATCGCCGTGGTCATGGGCGTGTTCCACCAGGCCTGGCCCGCCTTCGGTTGGTCCCTTTTCGTCAACCGCACCAACACGATCGGGGTGGAGAACGGGATACTGGGGACGCTCATGCTCCTCGTAGGTGTGCTGGTCATCGCAGGCACCATCGGGGTCGCGGCGGGGATCTACCTCGCGGAATACGCCGGTGGGCGGACAGAACAGGCGCTGCGGTTCTTCTCGGAGGTGCTGTCGGGAAGCCCGTCGATCGTGATCGGGTACATCGGCTACATCACACTGGTGATCGGCTTCCACTGGGGCTACTCCTACATGGCCGCCGTCATCGCCCTGTCGGTGCTGATCCTGCCCTACATCGTGCGCACCACCGAGGTGTCTCTGCGGCAGGTTCCGACCACGCTGCGGGAGGCGTCCAGTGGGCTGGGCATAGCCCGCTGGAAGACCGTGTCACGGGTCATCCTCCCGCCGGCCGTACCCGGCATCCTGAGCGGCCTGGTGGTCGCCCTGGCGATCTCCACTGGTGAGACCGCTCCTCTGCTGTTCACAGCCGGCTACACGGACAACAACCCGAGCCTGTCGCTCTTCCACCACCAGCTCGGCTATCTCACCGGAGTGACATACACCGACATCTCGATCCCGGGCAGCCGGGCGCACGCCATCGCGGCGGCTGCCGGGGCGGTGACCTTGATCATGCTGGTGATCCTGATCGCGCTGAGCAAGGTCATCTCGGCACGCTCCAGGAGGAGCATGGAGCGTGCGTCGCTGTAG
- the pstB gene encoding phosphate ABC transporter ATP-binding protein PstB, translating to MFPEKAVADQLRPEQIREIDIQGPDVHGEPVFQVEDVSCFYGSFRALRSVSMEIQEREVTALIGPSGCGKTTFLRCLNRMNDMVPNTRLEGHVSYRGEDLYGARLRPMEIRRKIGMVFQRPNPFPKSIYENVAFAPRLNGVRRGELDDLVELSLRRAALWDEVKDKLKKSAFTLSGGQQQRLCIARAIAVKPDVILMDEPASALDPIATRAIEELMRELADQYTIVIVTHNLAQALRVADNTAFFTSEVIDGDRTGVLVELGRTEDIFASPQDERTADYVAGRFG from the coding sequence GTGTTCCCGGAGAAGGCGGTTGCCGACCAATTGCGGCCCGAGCAAATCAGAGAGATCGACATTCAGGGGCCCGACGTTCACGGTGAACCGGTCTTCCAGGTGGAGGACGTGTCGTGCTTCTACGGCTCGTTCCGCGCGTTGCGCTCGGTGTCGATGGAGATCCAGGAGCGGGAGGTAACCGCTCTCATAGGCCCGTCAGGGTGTGGCAAGACGACGTTCCTGCGCTGCCTGAACCGGATGAATGACATGGTCCCCAACACCCGGCTCGAGGGGCACGTCAGCTACCGCGGCGAGGATCTCTACGGGGCCCGCTTACGGCCGATGGAGATTCGCCGCAAGATCGGGATGGTCTTCCAGCGCCCCAACCCGTTCCCCAAGTCGATCTACGAGAACGTGGCGTTCGCGCCGAGGCTGAACGGGGTGCGCAGGGGCGAACTGGATGACCTGGTGGAGCTGTCGTTGCGCCGGGCAGCGCTGTGGGACGAGGTCAAGGACAAGCTCAAGAAGAGCGCGTTCACTCTGTCGGGAGGGCAGCAGCAGCGCTTGTGCATCGCCAGAGCTATTGCGGTCAAGCCCGACGTGATCCTCATGGACGAGCCGGCGTCGGCGCTCGACCCGATCGCCACCAGGGCGATCGAGGAACTCATGCGGGAGCTCGCCGACCAGTACACGATCGTCATCGTCACCCACAACCTCGCGCAGGCTCTGCGGGTCGCCGACAACACCGCGTTCTTCACGTCCGAGGTCATCGACGGTGATCGCACCGGCGTGCTGGTGGAACTTGGTCGCACCGAGGACATCTTCGCCAGCCCGCAGGACGAGCGGACCGCGGATTACGTCGCCGGCCGCTTCGGCTAG
- the pstS gene encoding phosphate ABC transporter substrate-binding protein PstS codes for MNKRFGKSRYLFRLTIAGSAAIFLAACSSSSKPTSTNGTSSSTTPTGSAVACASGSISGAGSTFVQNIAQEWIKNFGAKCSGANINYQGIGSGAGVQQLTAGTVDFGATDVPLTDAQTAALESKGSVVQIPWAAGAIALEYNLPGVTNLQLSPATIAGIFAGKIKTWDAPGIRADNPGVKLPSTTISTVHRSDSSGTTGAFTAYLAAAAPQAWTLGSGKTINWPSGSGAKGSDGVTATVKQSDGAIGYAEVSFAEGAQLPMAKIKNGAGSYVSPSDGSAVSAAISAAGSPSAQGVVTPAYASTMPGVYPISTVTYVVVFKSQSNQSKAQLLRNFLLYAVGPGQSSASSLYYAPLPVGLVTFDKAAVQSIA; via the coding sequence GTGAACAAGCGCTTTGGAAAGTCTAGGTACCTGTTCCGGTTGACGATTGCCGGGAGCGCCGCCATCTTCCTTGCTGCCTGCAGCTCGAGCAGCAAGCCGACCTCCACGAACGGCACGAGCTCGAGCACGACGCCGACCGGCTCAGCCGTTGCCTGCGCGTCCGGGTCGATCTCCGGCGCCGGCTCCACCTTCGTGCAGAACATCGCGCAGGAGTGGATCAAGAACTTCGGGGCCAAGTGCAGCGGTGCCAACATCAACTACCAGGGCATCGGCTCGGGCGCCGGAGTCCAACAGCTGACCGCCGGCACGGTTGACTTCGGGGCGACCGACGTCCCCCTGACCGATGCTCAAACGGCGGCGCTCGAGTCGAAGGGCTCCGTCGTGCAGATTCCCTGGGCTGCAGGCGCTATAGCGCTCGAGTACAACCTCCCCGGCGTTACCAACCTGCAGCTCTCGCCCGCGACGATCGCGGGCATCTTCGCAGGCAAGATCAAGACCTGGGACGCCCCGGGCATCCGGGCCGACAACCCCGGAGTGAAGCTCCCGTCGACGACGATCTCTACGGTCCACCGCTCGGACAGCTCGGGCACGACCGGCGCGTTCACCGCGTACCTCGCCGCGGCTGCACCCCAGGCCTGGACCCTCGGCTCGGGCAAGACGATCAACTGGCCCTCGGGCTCGGGAGCCAAGGGCTCCGACGGGGTCACCGCGACCGTGAAGCAGAGTGACGGCGCGATCGGATACGCGGAGGTGTCGTTCGCCGAGGGCGCCCAACTGCCGATGGCCAAGATCAAGAACGGCGCCGGCAGCTATGTGTCGCCATCCGACGGCAGCGCCGTGTCGGCGGCCATCAGCGCGGCCGGAAGCCCGTCGGCGCAGGGCGTGGTCACGCCGGCGTACGCATCGACGATGCCGGGCGTGTACCCGATATCGACGGTCACCTACGTGGTCGTGTTCAAGTCCCAGTCCAACCAGTCAAAGGCCCAGTTGCTCCGGAACTTCCTCCTCTACGCGGTCGGGCCGGGGCAGTCGAGCGCGAGCTCGCTCTACTACGCTCCATTGCCGGTGGGCCTGGTCACTTTCGACAAAGCCGCCGTCCAGTCGATCGCTTAG
- the pstC gene encoding phosphate ABC transporter permease subunit PstC: MTELETDASGPTLSPRGGPTGDRFFDRLSMGASALVLVLILAIAAFLIWKAAPAFRSAGPRFLTEKQWFPDNTPPKFGIASLAFGTVLSSVLALVMALPVAIGTALWLVEAAAQSVARPVGYLIELLAAVPSVVYGLWAVFVLVPALVPVEKWLAGNLAFIPLFDDPQHTFGRNVASASVVLAIMILPIVVSLSREILRQVPGAYREAAMALGATRWEVIRTAVLPSARPGLTGAAMLGLGRALGETIAVALVLSSSFDITWNILSPGGNTIAANIATKFGEAGPAGQAALVASGLVLFAITLAVNMAARAFVYRGGVAEARP; this comes from the coding sequence GTGACTGAGCTCGAGACGGATGCGTCGGGACCCACTCTTTCCCCTCGGGGTGGGCCGACGGGTGATCGGTTCTTCGATCGTCTTTCGATGGGCGCTTCTGCCCTCGTATTGGTCCTCATCCTCGCCATCGCCGCCTTCCTCATCTGGAAAGCGGCGCCGGCTTTCCGGTCAGCGGGGCCGCGCTTCCTGACTGAGAAACAGTGGTTCCCCGACAACACGCCGCCGAAGTTCGGGATCGCGTCCCTTGCCTTCGGCACCGTGTTGAGCAGCGTCCTCGCTCTCGTCATGGCCCTGCCGGTGGCAATCGGGACGGCGCTGTGGCTGGTTGAGGCTGCCGCCCAGTCCGTGGCACGTCCCGTCGGCTACCTGATCGAACTGCTCGCAGCCGTCCCGAGCGTCGTTTACGGCCTGTGGGCCGTCTTCGTGCTTGTGCCGGCCCTGGTCCCTGTCGAAAAGTGGCTGGCCGGCAACCTCGCGTTCATCCCCCTGTTCGACGACCCCCAGCACACCTTCGGTCGTAACGTCGCATCGGCGAGCGTGGTTCTCGCCATCATGATCCTGCCGATCGTCGTGTCGCTGTCGCGTGAGATACTGAGGCAGGTGCCCGGGGCGTATCGAGAGGCGGCGATGGCTCTCGGAGCCACCCGCTGGGAAGTGATCCGAACGGCCGTTCTGCCTTCGGCCCGCCCCGGCCTCACCGGTGCCGCCATGCTCGGTCTCGGCAGGGCGCTGGGCGAGACCATCGCGGTGGCGTTGGTCCTCTCCTCTTCGTTCGACATCACCTGGAACATCCTGTCTCCTGGCGGGAACACCATCGCCGCCAACATCGCCACCAAATTCGGAGAGGCCGGACCGGCGGGCCAGGCAGCCCTGGTGGCCTCGGGGCTGGTGCTGTTCGCCATCACGCTCGCTGTGAACATGGCCGCCCGGGCATTCGTTTACCGCGGGGGCGTAGCCGAGGCGAGACCTTGA
- the pstA gene encoding phosphate ABC transporter permease PstA, which yields MTVAVVSRRRRAKNRAMMSILILCVAIALVPLVAVTVYTFQRGLRGLSGHFFTQSMKGVGPLDPTGGALHAIIGTVEQVGMASLISVPIGLLVAIDLVEYQRGWFSRSVRFVVDVMTGLPSIVAGLFIFAFWVLGLHQGFSGLAAAMALAVLMLPVVIRSSEEMLKLVPSALREAALALGVPKWRTVIRVVLPTARDGIVTGVMLAVARVTGETAPLLLTAFGTQVVHSNPFSGAQSALPLFVYQQAGSAFVVNVNRAWAGALTLILIVVVLNVLARSFTARTRIRDLIRRS from the coding sequence TTGACCGTCGCCGTCGTGAGCAGGCGCCGGCGCGCCAAGAACAGGGCGATGATGAGCATCCTGATCCTCTGCGTGGCGATCGCACTTGTTCCCCTCGTCGCCGTGACCGTCTACACGTTCCAGCGTGGGCTGCGAGGCCTGTCTGGCCACTTCTTCACCCAATCGATGAAGGGTGTGGGGCCCCTGGACCCCACCGGAGGAGCGCTCCATGCCATCATCGGAACCGTCGAGCAGGTCGGCATGGCATCACTCATCTCGGTGCCCATCGGGCTGCTCGTCGCCATCGATCTCGTCGAATACCAGCGTGGGTGGTTCAGCCGGTCGGTCAGGTTCGTCGTCGACGTGATGACCGGCCTACCGTCGATCGTGGCGGGTTTGTTCATATTCGCCTTCTGGGTGCTCGGCCTACATCAGGGCTTCTCGGGACTGGCAGCTGCGATGGCGCTCGCAGTCCTGATGCTTCCGGTCGTCATCCGGTCCAGCGAGGAGATGCTCAAGCTGGTGCCGAGCGCGCTGCGGGAGGCGGCGCTCGCACTCGGGGTGCCGAAATGGAGGACTGTCATCCGGGTCGTGCTCCCCACCGCCAGAGATGGCATCGTTACCGGCGTGATGCTGGCCGTTGCCCGGGTCACCGGCGAGACCGCTCCGCTGCTGCTCACCGCCTTCGGCACGCAGGTCGTCCACTCGAACCCGTTCAGCGGGGCCCAGTCAGCCCTGCCATTGTTCGTATACCAACAGGCCGGTTCGGCGTTCGTCGTGAACGTAAACCGGGCGTGGGCAGGTGCCCTCACCCTCATCCTTATAGTGGTGGTCCTCAACGTCCTTGCGAGATCGTTCACCGCGCGAACCCGTATACGTGATCTAATTCGGAGAAGCTGA
- the pstB gene encoding phosphate ABC transporter ATP-binding protein PstB encodes MGKRIEAAGLSAWFGDHLAIEGITLSVEPNVVTALIGPSGCGKSTFIRCLNRMHEAVPGARVEGKVLLDGEDVYGREVDVPGLRRTVGMVFQRPNPFPSMSIKDNVAAGFRLAGARRGHRIDEIVEKSLRGAGLWDEVKDRLDRPGGSLSGGQQQRLCIARAIAVEPEVLLMDEPCASLDPISTLVIEDLMVELKSRFTILIVTHNMQQAARVSETTAFFNIDGVGRPGRLVEVGPTEKIFTKPDDERTEAYVTGRFG; translated from the coding sequence GTGGGAAAGCGCATTGAAGCAGCGGGGCTGAGCGCCTGGTTCGGGGACCACCTTGCTATCGAAGGCATCACCCTCTCGGTCGAACCCAACGTGGTCACCGCTCTCATAGGTCCGTCCGGATGCGGCAAGTCCACCTTCATCCGTTGCCTGAACCGGATGCACGAAGCCGTGCCGGGCGCCCGGGTGGAGGGCAAGGTGCTCCTCGACGGTGAGGACGTCTACGGCAGAGAGGTCGATGTGCCCGGCCTGCGGCGCACCGTGGGCATGGTTTTCCAGCGCCCCAACCCCTTCCCGTCGATGTCCATCAAGGACAACGTCGCCGCCGGGTTCCGGCTCGCCGGCGCGCGGCGGGGTCACAGGATCGACGAAATCGTGGAGAAGAGCCTGCGGGGCGCAGGGTTGTGGGACGAGGTGAAGGATCGCCTCGACCGTCCGGGAGGCAGCCTGTCGGGCGGTCAGCAGCAGCGGCTCTGCATTGCGCGTGCGATAGCCGTCGAGCCCGAGGTTCTCCTCATGGATGAGCCGTGTGCCTCTCTGGATCCCATCTCCACCCTCGTGATCGAAGACCTCATGGTCGAACTGAAGTCGCGATTCACCATCCTCATCGTCACCCACAACATGCAGCAGGCAGCCAGGGTCAGCGAAACCACCGCCTTTTTCAACATCGACGGCGTTGGCCGGCCTGGGCGCCTGGTGGAGGTAGGCCCGACGGAGAAGATCTTCACCAAACCGGACGACGAACGCACTGAGGCCTACGTAACGGGGCGGTTCGGTTGA